In one window of Arachis ipaensis cultivar K30076 chromosome B06, Araip1.1, whole genome shotgun sequence DNA:
- the LOC107605080 gene encoding mitochondrial inner membrane protease ATP23 isoform X4 — MTDFSTGSDSSCNGGITVEECQGMIQRSLKSPVVRFLREHLEKAGCGVGDNFFKAVNCETQTAGGYTQGKGIVLCSNQISSEDEVNQVLIHELIHAFDDCRAANLDWSNCAHHACSEIRAGHLSGDCHFKRELLRGFMGIRRHEPKKSSEVIIRKSLLF, encoded by the exons ATGACGGACTTTTCCACTGGCTCTGACTCATCCTGCAATGGCGGCATAACCGTGGAAGAGTGCCAGGGCATGATTCAAAGGAGCCTCAAAT CTCCAGTGGTCAGATTTTTGAGGGAACATTTGGAGAAAGCTGGGTGTGGTGTGGGCGATAATTTCTTCAAAGCTGTCAATTGCGAGACGCAAACAGCCGGCGGTTACACTCAGGGAAAAGGG ATAGTGCTGTGCAGCAATCAAATAAGCTCTGAAGATGAGGTTAACCAAGTTCTGATTCATGAACTAATTCATGCATTTGATGACTGTCGTGCTGCCAACTTGGATTGGTCTAACTGTGCTCACCATGCTTGTAGTGAG ATAAGAGCTGGTCATCTAAGTGGTGATTGTCATTTCAAACGGGAACTTCTACGAGGTTTTATGGGTATACGAAGGCATGAACCG